Proteins found in one Paenibacillus borealis genomic segment:
- a CDS encoding ABC transporter permease: MPAFRLLSCGEETAGELTMIDYVTRHYDDLLERLLQHLYLSGLSLLIALAIALPVGYFLSRHRRISVPVLSVLGIVYAIPSLGMFALLIPLVGIGVKPAIIALVLYSQLVLVRGVATGFQSVDRSVTEAGRGMGMSRWRLFYSIELPLALPVILGGLRVAAVSTIGITTIAAWINAGGLGVILFEGLYQNHYPKMIWGTLLVSVFAVAVNQSLLIAERRSLQRARGEGRAKDDF; the protein is encoded by the coding sequence TTGCCGGCATTTCGCTTGCTCAGCTGCGGCGAAGAAACGGCGGGTGAGCTGACGATGATCGATTATGTGACCCGTCATTACGATGATCTGCTGGAGCGGCTGCTTCAGCATTTGTATCTGTCCGGGCTGTCTTTGCTGATTGCACTGGCAATCGCGCTGCCGGTTGGCTACTTCCTGTCGCGGCACCGCCGGATCTCTGTACCGGTGTTGTCCGTCCTCGGTATCGTCTACGCGATTCCGAGCCTTGGCATGTTCGCGCTGCTGATTCCGCTTGTGGGGATCGGCGTGAAGCCTGCCATTATCGCACTGGTTCTATATAGCCAGCTGGTGCTGGTGCGCGGCGTTGCCACCGGATTTCAATCCGTCGACCGCTCAGTAACCGAAGCCGGGCGGGGAATGGGGATGAGCCGCTGGCGGCTGTTCTACTCCATTGAGCTGCCGCTTGCGCTGCCGGTTATTCTTGGCGGGCTTCGTGTGGCGGCCGTCTCGACGATTGGCATTACGACCATTGCGGCCTGGATCAATGCCGGCGGTCTTGGCGTCATCCTGTTTGAAGGCCTCTACCAGAACCATTATCCGAAGATGATCTGGGGCACGCTGCTGGTATCCGTGTTTGCCGTTGCCGTCAATCAGTCGCTGCTTATCGCGGAGCGCCGATCCCTGCAGCGAGCCCGGGGAGAGGGCCGGGCGAAGGATGATTTTTGA
- a CDS encoding IclR family transcriptional regulator yields the protein MERKNGTHTLSRALDILFALSEANGTLTVSEIAEKVSIPESSTYRFLQTLEMNGIIERKGKNQISLGLRILDLARSLNKQIQRDLLSLALPVMIELTEKTGETSILFVRAGLDAVCIQHVKGRGLIQFTIENGRRLPLHLGASGKCILAFETEKTIERLAALLVPEEERGELINGLRHIREEGYSYTKGEADPDVFAIGAPVLDNYGLIVASLAVAGPYFRCTEDNKKVLIEAVVCASRQLSQLVGGEGEA from the coding sequence TTGGAACGCAAAAACGGAACGCATACGTTAAGCCGGGCGCTCGATATATTGTTCGCCCTGTCCGAAGCGAACGGTACGCTGACGGTCAGTGAAATCGCGGAGAAGGTTTCGATACCGGAGAGCTCCACCTACCGTTTCCTGCAGACGCTGGAAATGAACGGAATCATTGAGCGCAAGGGCAAGAATCAGATCAGCCTGGGTCTGCGCATTCTGGATCTGGCCCGCAGTCTCAACAAGCAGATCCAGCGGGATCTGCTGTCGCTTGCACTGCCTGTCATGATTGAACTAACCGAGAAGACGGGGGAGACGTCGATCCTGTTCGTCCGCGCCGGACTGGATGCGGTCTGCATCCAGCATGTCAAAGGGCGGGGGCTGATCCAGTTCACAATTGAGAACGGGCGGCGCCTTCCCCTGCATCTGGGCGCCTCCGGCAAGTGCATTCTGGCCTTTGAGACGGAGAAAACGATTGAGCGCCTCGCCGCGCTGCTTGTACCTGAAGAGGAACGCGGAGAGCTGATTAACGGCCTCCGGCATATCCGGGAAGAGGGCTACAGCTATACCAAAGGCGAAGCGGATCCAGATGTGTTTGCTATCGGAGCCCCGGTTCTGGACAATTATGGCCTGATCGTAGCCAGTCTGGCTGTGGCCGGGCCGTATTTCCGCTGTACCGAAGACAACAAGAAGGTGCTGATCGAAGCGGTGGTCTGCGCTTCCAGGCAGCTGTCGCAGCTGGTCGGAGGCGAAGGCGAGGCCTGA